The following coding sequences lie in one Anoplolepis gracilipes chromosome 4, ASM4749672v1, whole genome shotgun sequence genomic window:
- the LOC140665004 gene encoding odorant receptor 4-like — MDRQTNTSHRNDIKRTVQVTRCVLNSIGIWPLQDDSSAFRTVGIKILRILCQALLCFIFVPGVLKMFLKETNTRRRLKMIGPMCNCLMAVLKHAALICRSDRIKDCIKHIEEDWGKLNLAEDRRIMTSNSRIGRSLAILCVAFVYGSGFSYRTIMPLSRGVIITAQNVTIRPVAFDGYYVFVDPQKTPAYEIIFTIQFLSGFVQYSVTSGACSLAALLVLHACGQLKILITRMEDLSHIEHFHDKNANRKLAAVVRQHIRIKSFLSKVEETLQYTCLIEVVGCTFILCLLGYYIIMEWEDKNAVSMTTYTILLLTFIFNIFILCFIGELLTDQSTKMYITSCTLDWYRIPHKTARGLVLVIAVSSVPVKITAGKFMDLSLNSFGAIVRTSVAYLNILRTTSI, encoded by the exons ATGGACCGACAAACAAATACTTCCCATCGCAACGATATCAAACGCACCGTGCAAGTGACGCGCTGTGTTTTAAATTCGATTGGCATATGGCCATTGCAAGATGATTCGTCCGCTTTTAGGACCGTCGGGATAAAAATACTCAGAATCCTGTGCCAAGCTCTATTGTGTTTCATCTTTGTGCCAGGAGTGCTGAAAATGTTTCTTAAGGAGACGAACACGCGTCGTCGCCTCAAAATGATCGGTCCTATGTGCAATTGTCTGATGGCCGTGCTGAAGCACGCAGCATTAATTTGCCGAAGCGACCGCATCAAGGACTGTATCAAGCATATCGAGGAAGATTGGGGAAAGTTGAATTTAGCGGAAGATCGCAGGATTATGACGAGCAATTCGAGAATCGGTCGCAGCCTTGCAATTCTCTGCGTAGCCTTCGTCTATGGCAGCGGATTTTCATATCGTACAATTATGCCTTTATCACGCGGAGTCATTATTACCGCGCAAAATGTTACGATCAGACCAGTGGCATTCGACGGTTACTACGTGTTTGTAGACCCGCAAAAAACACCTGCTTACGAAATCATCTTTACCATTCAATTTCTTTCCGGATTCGTGCAGTACTCGGTAACCAGTGGTGCCTGCAGTCTGGCAGCCCTCCTAGTACTACACGCCTGTGGCCAattgaaaattcttattaCCAGGATGGAGGATCTCTCGCATATCGAACACTTTCACGACAAAAACGCCAATCGGAAACTGGCAGCTGTTGTAAGACAACATATCAGGATTAAGAG cTTTTTAAGCAAAGTAGAAGAAACTTTGCAATATACGTGTCTAATAGAAGTAGTCGGATGCACGTTTATTTTGTGCCTTCttggatattatataataatg GAGTGGGAAGATAAAAATGCAGTATCTATGACGACATACACTATACTTCTTTTAACAttcatctttaatatttttatattgtgttttaTCGGCGAGCTTCTCACGGACCAG AgcacaaaaatgtatattacttCCTGTACTCTCGATTGGTATCGCATTCCTCACAAAACTGCTCGCGGTCTCGTTTTAGTAATCGCAGTATCTAGTGTACCTGTTAAAATCACCGCGGGAAAATTTATGGATCTATCTCTTAATAGCTTTGGTGCC attgtaCGGACATCAGTGgcatatctaaatatattacgtaCAACCAGCATTTAA